A portion of the Stella humosa genome contains these proteins:
- a CDS encoding DUF58 domain-containing protein: MTSAATLRLRHRAEQAASRMPPLQVAAERVAATVVQGVHGRRRVGQGDAFWQYRGYEFGDAATAIDWRQSARGQRLFVRQNEWEAAQSVWLWRDASTSMRWSSAPGIATKLDRAELLLVALASLLARAGERVALLGGGQRPVAGRFAVERITEQVASAGDAAGKGALDGLPNLEPLPRHARTVLMGDFLVPLPDLDAIVRRLAGAGLRGHLVQIVDPAEATLPFTGRVRFEGMEAEGQLLLSRVETVRDAYVQRMRDHTAGLGDIARAAGWTHIVHHTDQPPQSALLALFTALTQRVGP; the protein is encoded by the coding sequence ATGACGTCGGCCGCAACCCTCCGCCTGCGCCATCGCGCCGAGCAGGCGGCATCCCGCATGCCGCCCTTGCAGGTGGCGGCCGAGCGCGTGGCGGCCACCGTCGTCCAGGGCGTGCATGGCCGCCGCCGCGTCGGCCAGGGCGACGCCTTCTGGCAGTATCGCGGCTACGAATTCGGCGATGCGGCCACCGCCATCGACTGGCGCCAGTCCGCCCGCGGGCAGCGCCTGTTCGTGCGCCAGAACGAGTGGGAGGCGGCCCAGAGCGTGTGGCTGTGGCGGGATGCCTCCACCTCCATGCGCTGGAGCAGCGCGCCCGGCATCGCCACCAAGCTCGATCGCGCCGAACTGCTGCTGGTGGCCCTGGCCTCGCTGCTGGCGCGGGCGGGCGAGCGCGTCGCCCTGCTGGGCGGCGGGCAGCGCCCGGTCGCCGGCCGCTTTGCCGTCGAACGCATCACCGAGCAGGTGGCGAGCGCCGGCGATGCAGCGGGCAAGGGTGCGCTGGACGGGCTGCCCAACCTGGAGCCGCTGCCTCGCCATGCCCGCACGGTGCTGATGGGGGATTTCCTGGTGCCCCTGCCCGATCTCGATGCCATCGTCCGCCGCCTGGCGGGGGCCGGCCTGCGCGGCCATCTGGTCCAGATCGTCGACCCGGCCGAGGCGACCCTGCCCTTCACCGGCCGCGTCCGCTTCGAGGGCATGGAGGCCGAGGGGCAACTGCTGCTGTCGCGGGTGGAGACGGTGCGCGACGCCTATGTCCAGCGCATGCGCGACCACACCGCCGGGCTGGGCGACATCGCGCGCGCCGCCGGCTGGACCCACATCGTCCACCACACCGACCAGCCGCCGCAGTCGGCCCTGCTGGCCCTTTTCACCGCGCTGACGCAACGGGTGGGACCCTAG